A single genomic interval of Sander lucioperca isolate FBNREF2018 chromosome 9, SLUC_FBN_1.2, whole genome shotgun sequence harbors:
- the LOC116045827 gene encoding serine/threonine-protein kinase MAK-like isoform X7: MTNCWTGWACQSSSVKERQGSLWTMNRYTTLKQLGDGTYGSVLLGKSNHTGELVAIKRMKRKFYSWDECLNLREVKSLKKLNHANVVKLKEVIRENDYLYFVFEYMKENLYQLMKEREDKMFSENEIRNILFQVLSGLAFVHKHGYFHRDMKPENLLCMGPELVKIADFGLAREIRSQPPYTDYVSTRWYRAPEVLLKSNSYSSPIDIWAMGCIMAELYTLRPLFPGNSEVDEIFKICQVLGTLKKSDWPEGYNLATSMNFRFPKCVPTSLRSLIPNASNEAITLMKDMLQWDPEKRPSAAQVLRYPYFHVGQALSAPLKYSEQHKAQAKISEAAAETKPLSLCRTDIESGDPSRTQTCSQSLHQPLQQILLPQDNMEQSTKQEMCSTMLTEGQQEPFSLVKDSWQAPTGAKNGITGVRTGRRRWGQTSFRSVDSWDDGEDADAGVSISKKTTISSLKDRTLEGPSCRFPESKNNTGAKLQSNSGLNRAYSITSSAKQHYLRQSRYLPGINPKYNSSVGGQVVSRNLWGSSCLTRGQMLEFILNKEYEGWRSRSLNPQNPGSSVTGKNTFSRSTNTQPVHGRVDWTAKYGGHQ, translated from the exons ATGACCAACTGTTGGACTGGGTGGGCCTGTCAAAGCTCCTCGGTGAAGGAGAGGCAGGGCTCTCTGTGGACGATGAACCGCTACACCACGCTAAAGCAGCTGGGGGATGGCACGTATGGCAGCGTGCTCCTGGGAAAGAGCAACCACACTGGGGAGCTGGTGGCCATTAAGAG GATGAAAAGGAAGTTTTACTCTTGGGATGAGTGTTTGAATCTGAGAGAGGTGAAG TCACTGAAGAAGCTGAATCATGCCAATGTGGTGAAACTGAAGGAAGTCATCAGAGAAAATGACTACCTCTACTTTGTCTTTGAGTATATGAAAGAAAACCTCTATCAGCTCATGAAAGAAAG GGAAGATAagatgttttctgaaaatgagaTAAGGAACATTCTGTTCCAAGTATTGTCTGGCTTAGCATTTGTGCATAAGCACG GGTATTTCCATCGTGATATGAAACCAGAGAACTTGCTCTGCATGGGCCCAGAGCTGGTTAAGATTGCTGATTTTGGACTAGCCAGAGAAATCCGCTCGCAGCCACCTTACACTGATTATGTGTCCACAAGATG GTACCGAGCCCCAGAGGTTCTGCTAAAGTCTAATTCCTACAGCTCACCCATCGACATCTGGGCCATGGGATGTATCATGGCGGAGCTCTACACACTCAGACCCCTGTTCCCTGGGAACAGCGAGGTGGATGAGATCTTTAAGATCTGTCAGGTGCTGGGAACGCTGAAGAAG TCAGACTGGCCTGAGGGCTACAACCTGGCCACCTCAATGAACTTCCGCTTCCCAAAGTGCGTCCCCACCAGCCTCAGATCCCTGATCCCAAATGCCAGCAACGAGGCGATCACACTGATGAAAGACATGCTGCAGTGGGACCCTGAGAAAAGACCAAGTGCTGCTCAG GTTCTACGGTATCCATACTTCCATGTCGGCCAGGCACTCAGTGCTCCTCTGAAGTACTCAGAGCAGCACAAGGCTCAGGCAAAGATATCCGAGGCGGCTGCAGAAACAAAGCCTCTGTCCCTCTGTAGGACGGACATAGAGTCCGGCGATCCAAGTAGGACACAGACCTGCAGCCAATCTCTCCACCAGCCCCTTCAGCAGATACTTTTACCTCAGGACAACATGGAGCAAagcacaaaacaagaaatgtgttcCACCATGCTGACAGAGGGGCAGCAGGAACCTTTCAGCCTGGTGAAAGACAGCTGGCAGGCT cCTACAGGAGCAAAGAATGGCATAACTGGAGTGAGGACAGGACGTCGACGGTGGGGCCAGACGTCTTTCAGGTCCGTGGACAGCTGGGACGATGGTGAGGACGCAGACGCTGGAGTCTCCATCTCCAAAAAAACCACCATCAGCTCTCTGAAGGACAGGACACTGGAGGGACCTAGCTGTCG ATTTCCTGAGTCAAAGAACAACACGGGAGCAAAACTGCAGAGCAACAGCGGGCTGAACAGAGCTTATTCCATCACCTCGTCTGCCAAGCAACACTACCTCCGCCAGTCCAGATATCTGCCTG GCATAAATCCAAAATACAACTCCTCAGTAGGAGGCCAGGTTGTCAGCAGAAACCTTTGGGGCAGCTCGTGTTTAACCAGAGGACAGATGCTGGAGTTTATTCTAAATAAAG AATATGAAGGGTGGAGGAGCAGATCTCTGAATCCTCAGAACCCTGGATCCAGCGTTACAGGGAAGAACACCTTTTCAAGGAGCACAAACACCCAGCCAGTGCACGGACGAGTAGACTGGACTGCCAAATACGGAGGCCACCAGTAG
- the LOC116045827 gene encoding serine/threonine-protein kinase MAK-like isoform X6 produces MTNCWTGWACQSSSVKERQGSLWTMNRYTTLKQLGDGTYGSVLLGKSNHTGELVAIKRMKRKFYSWDECLNLREVKSLKKLNHANVVKLKEVIRENDYLYFVFEYMKENLYQLMKEREDKMFSENEIRNILFQVLSGLAFVHKHGYFHRDMKPENLLCMGPELVKIADFGLAREIRSQPPYTDYVSTRWYRAPEVLLKSNSYSSPIDIWAMGCIMAELYTLRPLFPGNSEVDEIFKICQVLGTLKKSDWPEGYNLATSMNFRFPKCVPTSLRSLIPNASNEAITLMKDMLQWDPEKRPSAAQVLRYPYFHVGQALSAPLKYSEQHKAQAKISEAAAETKPLSLCRTDIESGDPSRTQTCSQSLHQPLQQILLPQDNMEQSTKQEMCSTMLTEGQQEPFSLVKDSWQAPTGAKNGITGVRTGRRRWGQTSFRSVDSWDDGEDADAGVSISKKTTISSLKDRTLEGPSCRFPESKNNTGAKLQSNSGLNRAYSITSSAKQHYLRQSRYLPGINPKYNSSVGGQVVSRNLWGSSCLTRGQMLEFILNKVDLRVESKIKSSKSKTSSNKEYEGWRSRSLNPQNPGSSVTGKNTFSRSTNTQPVHGRVDWTAKYGGHQ; encoded by the exons ATGACCAACTGTTGGACTGGGTGGGCCTGTCAAAGCTCCTCGGTGAAGGAGAGGCAGGGCTCTCTGTGGACGATGAACCGCTACACCACGCTAAAGCAGCTGGGGGATGGCACGTATGGCAGCGTGCTCCTGGGAAAGAGCAACCACACTGGGGAGCTGGTGGCCATTAAGAG GATGAAAAGGAAGTTTTACTCTTGGGATGAGTGTTTGAATCTGAGAGAGGTGAAG TCACTGAAGAAGCTGAATCATGCCAATGTGGTGAAACTGAAGGAAGTCATCAGAGAAAATGACTACCTCTACTTTGTCTTTGAGTATATGAAAGAAAACCTCTATCAGCTCATGAAAGAAAG GGAAGATAagatgttttctgaaaatgagaTAAGGAACATTCTGTTCCAAGTATTGTCTGGCTTAGCATTTGTGCATAAGCACG GGTATTTCCATCGTGATATGAAACCAGAGAACTTGCTCTGCATGGGCCCAGAGCTGGTTAAGATTGCTGATTTTGGACTAGCCAGAGAAATCCGCTCGCAGCCACCTTACACTGATTATGTGTCCACAAGATG GTACCGAGCCCCAGAGGTTCTGCTAAAGTCTAATTCCTACAGCTCACCCATCGACATCTGGGCCATGGGATGTATCATGGCGGAGCTCTACACACTCAGACCCCTGTTCCCTGGGAACAGCGAGGTGGATGAGATCTTTAAGATCTGTCAGGTGCTGGGAACGCTGAAGAAG TCAGACTGGCCTGAGGGCTACAACCTGGCCACCTCAATGAACTTCCGCTTCCCAAAGTGCGTCCCCACCAGCCTCAGATCCCTGATCCCAAATGCCAGCAACGAGGCGATCACACTGATGAAAGACATGCTGCAGTGGGACCCTGAGAAAAGACCAAGTGCTGCTCAG GTTCTACGGTATCCATACTTCCATGTCGGCCAGGCACTCAGTGCTCCTCTGAAGTACTCAGAGCAGCACAAGGCTCAGGCAAAGATATCCGAGGCGGCTGCAGAAACAAAGCCTCTGTCCCTCTGTAGGACGGACATAGAGTCCGGCGATCCAAGTAGGACACAGACCTGCAGCCAATCTCTCCACCAGCCCCTTCAGCAGATACTTTTACCTCAGGACAACATGGAGCAAagcacaaaacaagaaatgtgttcCACCATGCTGACAGAGGGGCAGCAGGAACCTTTCAGCCTGGTGAAAGACAGCTGGCAGGCT cCTACAGGAGCAAAGAATGGCATAACTGGAGTGAGGACAGGACGTCGACGGTGGGGCCAGACGTCTTTCAGGTCCGTGGACAGCTGGGACGATGGTGAGGACGCAGACGCTGGAGTCTCCATCTCCAAAAAAACCACCATCAGCTCTCTGAAGGACAGGACACTGGAGGGACCTAGCTGTCG ATTTCCTGAGTCAAAGAACAACACGGGAGCAAAACTGCAGAGCAACAGCGGGCTGAACAGAGCTTATTCCATCACCTCGTCTGCCAAGCAACACTACCTCCGCCAGTCCAGATATCTGCCTG GCATAAATCCAAAATACAACTCCTCAGTAGGAGGCCAGGTTGTCAGCAGAAACCTTTGGGGCAGCTCGTGTTTAACCAGAGGACAGATGCTGGAGTTTATTCTAAATAAAG TTGATCTAAGAGTTGAGTCTAAAATAAAGTCATCCAAGAGCAAGACCTCCTCAAATAA AGAATATGAAGGGTGGAGGAGCAGATCTCTGAATCCTCAGAACCCTGGATCCAGCGTTACAGGGAAGAACACCTTTTCAAGGAGCACAAACACCCAGCCAGTGCACGGACGAGTAGACTGGACTGCCAAATACGGAGGCCACCAGTAG
- the LOC116045827 gene encoding serine/threonine-protein kinase MAK-like isoform X1, producing the protein MTNCWTGWACQSSSVKERQGSLWTMNRYTTLKQLGDGTYGSVLLGKSNHTGELVAIKRMKRKFYSWDECLNLREVKSLKKLNHANVVKLKEVIRENDYLYFVFEYMKENLYQLMKEREDKMFSENEIRNILFQVLSGLAFVHKHGYFHRDMKPENLLCMGPELVKIADFGLAREIRSQPPYTDYVSTRWYRAPEVLLKSNSYSSPIDIWAMGCIMAELYTLRPLFPGNSEVDEIFKICQVLGTLKKSDWPEGYNLATSMNFRFPKCVPTSLRSLIPNASNEAITLMKDMLQWDPEKRPSAAQVLRYPYFHVGQALSAPLKYSEQHKAQAKISEAAAETKPLSLCRTDIESGDPSRTQTCSQSLHQPLQQILLPQDNMEQSTKQEMCSTMLTEGQQEPFSLVKDSWQAPTGAKNGITGVRTGRRRWGQTSFRSVDSWDDGEDADAGVSISKKTTISSLKDRTLEGPSCRFPESKNNTGAKLQSNSGLNRAYSITSSAKQHYLRQSRYLPGINPKYNSSVGGQVVSRNLWGSSCLTRGQMLEFILNKDSFMSHSNNPNKTHMSPLQKTETRAARQRITLAPIGDTSAIDLRVESKIKSSKSKTSSNKLLLSNEEYEGWRSRSLNPQNPGSSVTGKNTFSRSTNTQPVHGRVDWTAKYGGHQ; encoded by the exons ATGACCAACTGTTGGACTGGGTGGGCCTGTCAAAGCTCCTCGGTGAAGGAGAGGCAGGGCTCTCTGTGGACGATGAACCGCTACACCACGCTAAAGCAGCTGGGGGATGGCACGTATGGCAGCGTGCTCCTGGGAAAGAGCAACCACACTGGGGAGCTGGTGGCCATTAAGAG GATGAAAAGGAAGTTTTACTCTTGGGATGAGTGTTTGAATCTGAGAGAGGTGAAG TCACTGAAGAAGCTGAATCATGCCAATGTGGTGAAACTGAAGGAAGTCATCAGAGAAAATGACTACCTCTACTTTGTCTTTGAGTATATGAAAGAAAACCTCTATCAGCTCATGAAAGAAAG GGAAGATAagatgttttctgaaaatgagaTAAGGAACATTCTGTTCCAAGTATTGTCTGGCTTAGCATTTGTGCATAAGCACG GGTATTTCCATCGTGATATGAAACCAGAGAACTTGCTCTGCATGGGCCCAGAGCTGGTTAAGATTGCTGATTTTGGACTAGCCAGAGAAATCCGCTCGCAGCCACCTTACACTGATTATGTGTCCACAAGATG GTACCGAGCCCCAGAGGTTCTGCTAAAGTCTAATTCCTACAGCTCACCCATCGACATCTGGGCCATGGGATGTATCATGGCGGAGCTCTACACACTCAGACCCCTGTTCCCTGGGAACAGCGAGGTGGATGAGATCTTTAAGATCTGTCAGGTGCTGGGAACGCTGAAGAAG TCAGACTGGCCTGAGGGCTACAACCTGGCCACCTCAATGAACTTCCGCTTCCCAAAGTGCGTCCCCACCAGCCTCAGATCCCTGATCCCAAATGCCAGCAACGAGGCGATCACACTGATGAAAGACATGCTGCAGTGGGACCCTGAGAAAAGACCAAGTGCTGCTCAG GTTCTACGGTATCCATACTTCCATGTCGGCCAGGCACTCAGTGCTCCTCTGAAGTACTCAGAGCAGCACAAGGCTCAGGCAAAGATATCCGAGGCGGCTGCAGAAACAAAGCCTCTGTCCCTCTGTAGGACGGACATAGAGTCCGGCGATCCAAGTAGGACACAGACCTGCAGCCAATCTCTCCACCAGCCCCTTCAGCAGATACTTTTACCTCAGGACAACATGGAGCAAagcacaaaacaagaaatgtgttcCACCATGCTGACAGAGGGGCAGCAGGAACCTTTCAGCCTGGTGAAAGACAGCTGGCAGGCT cCTACAGGAGCAAAGAATGGCATAACTGGAGTGAGGACAGGACGTCGACGGTGGGGCCAGACGTCTTTCAGGTCCGTGGACAGCTGGGACGATGGTGAGGACGCAGACGCTGGAGTCTCCATCTCCAAAAAAACCACCATCAGCTCTCTGAAGGACAGGACACTGGAGGGACCTAGCTGTCG ATTTCCTGAGTCAAAGAACAACACGGGAGCAAAACTGCAGAGCAACAGCGGGCTGAACAGAGCTTATTCCATCACCTCGTCTGCCAAGCAACACTACCTCCGCCAGTCCAGATATCTGCCTG GCATAAATCCAAAATACAACTCCTCAGTAGGAGGCCAGGTTGTCAGCAGAAACCTTTGGGGCAGCTCGTGTTTAACCAGAGGACAGATGCTGGAGTTTATTCTAAATAAAG ACTCCTTCATGAGCCACTCCAACAAcccaaacaaaacacacatgtCACCTTTACAGAAGACTGAAACAAGAGCCGCTAGACAGAGGATTACACTGGCACCTATAGGAGACACCTCTGCTA TTGATCTAAGAGTTGAGTCTAAAATAAAGTCATCCAAGAGCAAGACCTCCTCAAATAAACTGCTGCTCTCAAATGAAG AATATGAAGGGTGGAGGAGCAGATCTCTGAATCCTCAGAACCCTGGATCCAGCGTTACAGGGAAGAACACCTTTTCAAGGAGCACAAACACCCAGCCAGTGCACGGACGAGTAGACTGGACTGCCAAATACGGAGGCCACCAGTAG
- the LOC116045827 gene encoding serine/threonine-protein kinase MAK-like isoform X3, with product MTNCWTGWACQSSSVKERQGSLWTMNRYTTLKQLGDGTYGSVLLGKSNHTGELVAIKRMKRKFYSWDECLNLREVKSLKKLNHANVVKLKEVIRENDYLYFVFEYMKENLYQLMKEREDKMFSENEIRNILFQVLSGLAFVHKHGYFHRDMKPENLLCMGPELVKIADFGLAREIRSQPPYTDYVSTRWYRAPEVLLKSNSYSSPIDIWAMGCIMAELYTLRPLFPGNSESDWPEGYNLATSMNFRFPKCVPTSLRSLIPNASNEAITLMKDMLQWDPEKRPSAAQVLRYPYFHVGQALSAPLKYSEQHKAQAKISEAAAETKPLSLCRTDIESGDPSRTQTCSQSLHQPLQQILLPQDNMEQSTKQEMCSTMLTEGQQEPFSLVKDSWQAPTGAKNGITGVRTGRRRWGQTSFRSVDSWDDGEDADAGVSISKKTTISSLKDRTLEGPSCRFPESKNNTGAKLQSNSGLNRAYSITSSAKQHYLRQSRYLPGINPKYNSSVGGQVVSRNLWGSSCLTRGQMLEFILNKDSFMSHSNNPNKTHMSPLQKTETRAARQRITLAPIGDTSAIDLRVESKIKSSKSKTSSNKLLLSNEEYEGWRSRSLNPQNPGSSVTGKNTFSRSTNTQPVHGRVDWTAKYGGHQ from the exons ATGACCAACTGTTGGACTGGGTGGGCCTGTCAAAGCTCCTCGGTGAAGGAGAGGCAGGGCTCTCTGTGGACGATGAACCGCTACACCACGCTAAAGCAGCTGGGGGATGGCACGTATGGCAGCGTGCTCCTGGGAAAGAGCAACCACACTGGGGAGCTGGTGGCCATTAAGAG GATGAAAAGGAAGTTTTACTCTTGGGATGAGTGTTTGAATCTGAGAGAGGTGAAG TCACTGAAGAAGCTGAATCATGCCAATGTGGTGAAACTGAAGGAAGTCATCAGAGAAAATGACTACCTCTACTTTGTCTTTGAGTATATGAAAGAAAACCTCTATCAGCTCATGAAAGAAAG GGAAGATAagatgttttctgaaaatgagaTAAGGAACATTCTGTTCCAAGTATTGTCTGGCTTAGCATTTGTGCATAAGCACG GGTATTTCCATCGTGATATGAAACCAGAGAACTTGCTCTGCATGGGCCCAGAGCTGGTTAAGATTGCTGATTTTGGACTAGCCAGAGAAATCCGCTCGCAGCCACCTTACACTGATTATGTGTCCACAAGATG GTACCGAGCCCCAGAGGTTCTGCTAAAGTCTAATTCCTACAGCTCACCCATCGACATCTGGGCCATGGGATGTATCATGGCGGAGCTCTACACACTCAGACCCCTGTTCCCTGGGAACAGCGAG TCAGACTGGCCTGAGGGCTACAACCTGGCCACCTCAATGAACTTCCGCTTCCCAAAGTGCGTCCCCACCAGCCTCAGATCCCTGATCCCAAATGCCAGCAACGAGGCGATCACACTGATGAAAGACATGCTGCAGTGGGACCCTGAGAAAAGACCAAGTGCTGCTCAG GTTCTACGGTATCCATACTTCCATGTCGGCCAGGCACTCAGTGCTCCTCTGAAGTACTCAGAGCAGCACAAGGCTCAGGCAAAGATATCCGAGGCGGCTGCAGAAACAAAGCCTCTGTCCCTCTGTAGGACGGACATAGAGTCCGGCGATCCAAGTAGGACACAGACCTGCAGCCAATCTCTCCACCAGCCCCTTCAGCAGATACTTTTACCTCAGGACAACATGGAGCAAagcacaaaacaagaaatgtgttcCACCATGCTGACAGAGGGGCAGCAGGAACCTTTCAGCCTGGTGAAAGACAGCTGGCAGGCT cCTACAGGAGCAAAGAATGGCATAACTGGAGTGAGGACAGGACGTCGACGGTGGGGCCAGACGTCTTTCAGGTCCGTGGACAGCTGGGACGATGGTGAGGACGCAGACGCTGGAGTCTCCATCTCCAAAAAAACCACCATCAGCTCTCTGAAGGACAGGACACTGGAGGGACCTAGCTGTCG ATTTCCTGAGTCAAAGAACAACACGGGAGCAAAACTGCAGAGCAACAGCGGGCTGAACAGAGCTTATTCCATCACCTCGTCTGCCAAGCAACACTACCTCCGCCAGTCCAGATATCTGCCTG GCATAAATCCAAAATACAACTCCTCAGTAGGAGGCCAGGTTGTCAGCAGAAACCTTTGGGGCAGCTCGTGTTTAACCAGAGGACAGATGCTGGAGTTTATTCTAAATAAAG ACTCCTTCATGAGCCACTCCAACAAcccaaacaaaacacacatgtCACCTTTACAGAAGACTGAAACAAGAGCCGCTAGACAGAGGATTACACTGGCACCTATAGGAGACACCTCTGCTA TTGATCTAAGAGTTGAGTCTAAAATAAAGTCATCCAAGAGCAAGACCTCCTCAAATAAACTGCTGCTCTCAAATGAAG AATATGAAGGGTGGAGGAGCAGATCTCTGAATCCTCAGAACCCTGGATCCAGCGTTACAGGGAAGAACACCTTTTCAAGGAGCACAAACACCCAGCCAGTGCACGGACGAGTAGACTGGACTGCCAAATACGGAGGCCACCAGTAG
- the LOC116045827 gene encoding serine/threonine-protein kinase MAK-like isoform X4, which yields MNRYTTLKQLGDGTYGSVLLGKSNHTGELVAIKRMKRKFYSWDECLNLREVKSLKKLNHANVVKLKEVIRENDYLYFVFEYMKENLYQLMKEREDKMFSENEIRNILFQVLSGLAFVHKHGYFHRDMKPENLLCMGPELVKIADFGLAREIRSQPPYTDYVSTRWYRAPEVLLKSNSYSSPIDIWAMGCIMAELYTLRPLFPGNSEVDEIFKICQVLGTLKKSDWPEGYNLATSMNFRFPKCVPTSLRSLIPNASNEAITLMKDMLQWDPEKRPSAAQVLRYPYFHVGQALSAPLKYSEQHKAQAKISEAAAETKPLSLCRTDIESGDPSRTQTCSQSLHQPLQQILLPQDNMEQSTKQEMCSTMLTEGQQEPFSLVKDSWQAPTGAKNGITGVRTGRRRWGQTSFRSVDSWDDGEDADAGVSISKKTTISSLKDRTLEGPSCRFPESKNNTGAKLQSNSGLNRAYSITSSAKQHYLRQSRYLPGINPKYNSSVGGQVVSRNLWGSSCLTRGQMLEFILNKDSFMSHSNNPNKTHMSPLQKTETRAARQRITLAPIGDTSAIDLRVESKIKSSKSKTSSNKLLLSNEEYEGWRSRSLNPQNPGSSVTGKNTFSRSTNTQPVHGRVDWTAKYGGHQ from the exons ATGAACCGCTACACCACGCTAAAGCAGCTGGGGGATGGCACGTATGGCAGCGTGCTCCTGGGAAAGAGCAACCACACTGGGGAGCTGGTGGCCATTAAGAG GATGAAAAGGAAGTTTTACTCTTGGGATGAGTGTTTGAATCTGAGAGAGGTGAAG TCACTGAAGAAGCTGAATCATGCCAATGTGGTGAAACTGAAGGAAGTCATCAGAGAAAATGACTACCTCTACTTTGTCTTTGAGTATATGAAAGAAAACCTCTATCAGCTCATGAAAGAAAG GGAAGATAagatgttttctgaaaatgagaTAAGGAACATTCTGTTCCAAGTATTGTCTGGCTTAGCATTTGTGCATAAGCACG GGTATTTCCATCGTGATATGAAACCAGAGAACTTGCTCTGCATGGGCCCAGAGCTGGTTAAGATTGCTGATTTTGGACTAGCCAGAGAAATCCGCTCGCAGCCACCTTACACTGATTATGTGTCCACAAGATG GTACCGAGCCCCAGAGGTTCTGCTAAAGTCTAATTCCTACAGCTCACCCATCGACATCTGGGCCATGGGATGTATCATGGCGGAGCTCTACACACTCAGACCCCTGTTCCCTGGGAACAGCGAGGTGGATGAGATCTTTAAGATCTGTCAGGTGCTGGGAACGCTGAAGAAG TCAGACTGGCCTGAGGGCTACAACCTGGCCACCTCAATGAACTTCCGCTTCCCAAAGTGCGTCCCCACCAGCCTCAGATCCCTGATCCCAAATGCCAGCAACGAGGCGATCACACTGATGAAAGACATGCTGCAGTGGGACCCTGAGAAAAGACCAAGTGCTGCTCAG GTTCTACGGTATCCATACTTCCATGTCGGCCAGGCACTCAGTGCTCCTCTGAAGTACTCAGAGCAGCACAAGGCTCAGGCAAAGATATCCGAGGCGGCTGCAGAAACAAAGCCTCTGTCCCTCTGTAGGACGGACATAGAGTCCGGCGATCCAAGTAGGACACAGACCTGCAGCCAATCTCTCCACCAGCCCCTTCAGCAGATACTTTTACCTCAGGACAACATGGAGCAAagcacaaaacaagaaatgtgttcCACCATGCTGACAGAGGGGCAGCAGGAACCTTTCAGCCTGGTGAAAGACAGCTGGCAGGCT cCTACAGGAGCAAAGAATGGCATAACTGGAGTGAGGACAGGACGTCGACGGTGGGGCCAGACGTCTTTCAGGTCCGTGGACAGCTGGGACGATGGTGAGGACGCAGACGCTGGAGTCTCCATCTCCAAAAAAACCACCATCAGCTCTCTGAAGGACAGGACACTGGAGGGACCTAGCTGTCG ATTTCCTGAGTCAAAGAACAACACGGGAGCAAAACTGCAGAGCAACAGCGGGCTGAACAGAGCTTATTCCATCACCTCGTCTGCCAAGCAACACTACCTCCGCCAGTCCAGATATCTGCCTG GCATAAATCCAAAATACAACTCCTCAGTAGGAGGCCAGGTTGTCAGCAGAAACCTTTGGGGCAGCTCGTGTTTAACCAGAGGACAGATGCTGGAGTTTATTCTAAATAAAG ACTCCTTCATGAGCCACTCCAACAAcccaaacaaaacacacatgtCACCTTTACAGAAGACTGAAACAAGAGCCGCTAGACAGAGGATTACACTGGCACCTATAGGAGACACCTCTGCTA TTGATCTAAGAGTTGAGTCTAAAATAAAGTCATCCAAGAGCAAGACCTCCTCAAATAAACTGCTGCTCTCAAATGAAG AATATGAAGGGTGGAGGAGCAGATCTCTGAATCCTCAGAACCCTGGATCCAGCGTTACAGGGAAGAACACCTTTTCAAGGAGCACAAACACCCAGCCAGTGCACGGACGAGTAGACTGGACTGCCAAATACGGAGGCCACCAGTAG